One segment of Bradyrhizobium sp. CB2312 DNA contains the following:
- a CDS encoding acyl-CoA dehydrogenase has protein sequence MNFDDTPQEAAFRETARKWVEANAPKELHAELSKSSLGRIRLAKHDIVDVGKAWQKKKFEGNWACLHWPKEYGGRGATPIERVIWQQEEGVYGKLTQPFQIGEGMCGPTVMAFGSEDAKRRYLPKLASGEEIWCQLFSEPSAGSDVAGLRTRAEKKGDNWVVNGQKIWTSGAHYSDYGLLIARTDPNVPKHKGLTMFFLDMKSPGVEVRPIKQANGMQEFNEVYFTDVIIPDSQRLGAVGEGWSVSLTTLMNERMSIGARLATGVPEMFEFCANLMLEDGLAIDDPAVRSKLASWAAKSSGLKYTSYRTISALSKGDRPGPENSIGKLVSGMMLQDIATYAMDLQGAAGVLTGSDEETVQGQFQQMLLSSPSMRIAGGTDEILRNIIAERVLGLPGDIRVDKDVPYNKIPTKGR, from the coding sequence ATGAATTTCGACGACACCCCGCAGGAAGCCGCGTTCCGCGAGACCGCACGCAAATGGGTCGAGGCCAATGCGCCGAAGGAGCTGCATGCCGAGCTGTCGAAGTCCTCGCTCGGCCGCATCCGGCTTGCCAAGCATGACATCGTCGATGTCGGCAAGGCCTGGCAGAAGAAGAAGTTCGAAGGCAATTGGGCCTGCCTGCATTGGCCGAAGGAATATGGCGGCCGCGGCGCGACGCCGATCGAGCGCGTGATCTGGCAGCAGGAGGAGGGCGTCTACGGCAAGCTGACGCAGCCGTTCCAGATCGGCGAGGGCATGTGCGGTCCGACCGTGATGGCCTTCGGCAGCGAAGATGCAAAACGCCGGTACCTGCCAAAGCTCGCCTCGGGCGAGGAGATCTGGTGCCAGTTGTTCTCCGAGCCCTCAGCCGGCTCGGACGTCGCGGGGCTTCGCACCCGCGCGGAGAAGAAGGGCGACAATTGGGTCGTCAACGGCCAGAAGATCTGGACTTCCGGCGCGCATTATTCCGACTATGGCCTCCTGATCGCGCGCACCGATCCGAATGTGCCCAAGCACAAGGGACTCACCATGTTCTTCCTGGACATGAAGAGCCCGGGCGTCGAGGTGCGACCGATCAAGCAGGCCAACGGCATGCAGGAGTTCAACGAGGTCTATTTCACCGACGTCATCATCCCCGACAGCCAGCGTCTCGGCGCGGTCGGCGAGGGCTGGAGCGTGTCGCTGACGACGCTGATGAACGAGCGCATGTCGATCGGCGCGCGGCTCGCGACCGGCGTGCCTGAGATGTTCGAGTTCTGCGCGAACCTGATGCTGGAGGACGGGCTCGCCATCGACGATCCCGCCGTGCGCTCGAAGCTAGCAAGCTGGGCGGCGAAGTCGAGCGGGCTGAAATATACCAGCTATCGTACGATCTCGGCGCTGTCGAAGGGCGACCGGCCGGGGCCGGAGAATTCGATCGGCAAGCTGGTCTCGGGCATGATGCTGCAGGACATCGCGACCTATGCGATGGACCTGCAGGGCGCGGCCGGTGTTCTCACCGGCAGCGACGAGGAGACGGTGCAGGGCCAGTTCCAGCAGATGCTGCTGTCCTCGCCCTCGATGCGCATCGCCGGCGGCACCGACGAGATCCTGCGCAACATCATCGCCGAGCGCGTGCTGGGCCTGCCCGGCGACATCCGTGTCGACAAGGACGTGCCGTATAACAAGATCCCGACCAAGGGGCGGTGA
- a CDS encoding nitroreductase, giving the protein MDAHVKQNDRIGVLEELLNERYSVRAFLPKQVDRATIEHVLTTAQRTASWCNSQPWQVIIASGEAKERFRQLIYKEASGGLGDDYDFIPPREYVGVYLERRRESGFQLYNTLGIARGDKTAYAKQALENYNFFGAPHVAIIHTNEPLGIYGAIDCGAYVSNFMLAAQALGLGTIPQAALARHSGLIRRHFNLPDDRRVVCGISFGYADNAHKVNSYRTSRASVADTVTFVEE; this is encoded by the coding sequence ATGGACGCACACGTGAAACAAAACGACCGCATCGGCGTGCTCGAAGAGCTCCTCAACGAGCGCTACTCCGTCCGCGCCTTCCTGCCCAAGCAGGTCGACCGCGCCACCATCGAGCATGTCTTGACTACCGCGCAGCGCACCGCGTCCTGGTGCAACAGCCAGCCCTGGCAGGTCATCATCGCCAGCGGCGAAGCCAAGGAGCGTTTTCGTCAGCTGATCTACAAGGAAGCGTCAGGCGGCCTCGGCGACGACTATGATTTCATCCCGCCGCGCGAATATGTCGGGGTCTATCTGGAACGCCGCCGCGAGAGCGGCTTCCAGCTCTACAACACGCTCGGCATCGCCCGCGGCGACAAGACGGCTTACGCGAAACAGGCGCTGGAGAACTACAATTTCTTCGGCGCGCCGCATGTCGCCATCATCCACACCAACGAGCCACTCGGCATCTACGGTGCGATCGATTGCGGAGCCTATGTCTCGAACTTCATGCTGGCCGCGCAGGCGCTCGGGCTCGGCACCATTCCGCAGGCGGCGCTGGCGCGTCACTCCGGCCTGATCCGCCGCCATTTCAATCTGCCCGACGACCGCCGCGTCGTCTGCGGCATCTCGTTCGGCTATGCCGACAACGCCCACAAGGTCAACAGCTACCGCACCTCGCGCGCCAGCGTGGCCGACACCGTGACCTTCGTCGAGGAGTGA
- a CDS encoding sigma-70 family RNA polymerase sigma factor, which translates to MPLTDSLRNDILAAVPSLRAFAISLSGNADRADDLVQETLLRALANIDSFQPGSNLPAWLFTILRNLFRSDYRKRRREVEDAEGNYAKTLKTQPSQNAHLEFEEFRTALDKLPQDQREALILVGASGFSYEDAASICGCAVGTIKSRVNRARSKLAALLYVDGAEDFGPDETVRAVIGGSGG; encoded by the coding sequence ATGCCTCTCACGGACTCCCTGCGTAACGACATCCTGGCGGCCGTGCCGAGTCTGCGCGCGTTCGCCATCTCGCTCAGCGGCAATGCGGACCGCGCCGATGATTTGGTGCAGGAGACGCTGCTGCGCGCGCTCGCCAACATCGACTCGTTTCAGCCCGGCTCCAATCTGCCGGCGTGGCTGTTCACGATCCTGCGCAACCTTTTCCGCTCCGACTATCGCAAGCGGCGGCGGGAGGTCGAGGATGCCGAGGGCAATTACGCCAAGACGCTGAAGACGCAGCCGTCGCAGAACGCGCATCTCGAGTTCGAGGAATTCCGCACCGCGCTCGACAAGCTTCCGCAGGACCAGCGCGAAGCCTTGATCCTGGTCGGTGCCTCGGGCTTCTCCTACGAGGACGCGGCTTCGATCTGCGGCTGCGCGGTCGGCACCATCAAGAGCCGCGTCAATCGCGCGCGCTCCAAGCTCGCCGCGCTGCTCTATGTCGACGGTGCCGAAGATTTCGGGCCCGACGAGACCGTGCGGGCCGTGATCGGCGGCAGCGGCGGCTAG
- a CDS encoding NepR family anti-sigma factor: MKDLKSQASKSTTPGKGGLTPEIQSRIGHQLRAMYDDVVRQGVPDRFAELIKKLDAPGGGSHEENVAGGSNDNNNGRD, translated from the coding sequence ATGAAAGATCTCAAATCTCAAGCCAGCAAAAGCACGACCCCCGGCAAGGGAGGGCTCACTCCGGAGATCCAGTCCCGGATCGGGCATCAGCTCCGCGCCATGTACGACGACGTCGTGCGGCAGGGGGTTCCCGACCGGTTCGCGGAGCTCATCAAGAAGCTTGACGCGCCGGGAGGCGGATCTCACGAAGAGAATGTTGCTGGGGGCTCCAACGACAACAACAATGGGAGGGATTAA
- a CDS encoding response regulator yields MSRSQLVAEHLPLLRRYARALTGSQASGDAYVAAMLEAMLGDPSVLDESHGPRAGLFRLFTQIWNSVSVNDDAEVTTLPMPPERRLSNITPLPRQAFLLLSLEGFSEEEVAYILGTDVGETRRLADAAGREMAAEIATDVLIIEDETFIAMDLESLVKNLGHNVVGVARTHADAVALAKNKRPGLILADIQLADGSSGLDAVNELLRTFEVPVVFITAYPERFLTGERPEPAFLISKPFQPAMVSAVASQALFFQRNSRNRTPKAPAA; encoded by the coding sequence ATGTCCCGTTCACAGCTTGTTGCTGAACACTTGCCGCTGTTGCGCCGCTACGCCCGCGCCCTGACGGGCAGCCAGGCCTCCGGTGACGCCTATGTCGCAGCCATGTTGGAAGCCATGCTGGGAGATCCGTCGGTGCTCGACGAGAGCCATGGGCCGCGTGCCGGCCTGTTCCGGCTGTTCACCCAGATCTGGAATTCCGTCTCCGTCAACGATGATGCCGAGGTGACGACGCTGCCGATGCCGCCGGAGCGGCGGCTGTCGAACATCACGCCGCTGCCGCGGCAGGCCTTCCTGCTGCTCTCGCTCGAGGGATTTTCGGAAGAGGAAGTCGCCTACATCCTCGGCACCGACGTCGGCGAGACGCGCCGGCTAGCCGATGCCGCCGGACGCGAGATGGCGGCCGAGATCGCCACCGACGTGCTGATCATCGAGGACGAGACTTTCATCGCCATGGACCTCGAGAGCCTGGTGAAGAATCTCGGCCACAACGTCGTCGGCGTCGCGCGCACCCATGCCGATGCGGTGGCGCTGGCCAAGAACAAGCGGCCCGGCCTGATCCTCGCCGACATCCAGCTCGCCGACGGCTCGTCGGGCCTCGACGCCGTCAACGAGCTGCTGCGCACCTTCGAGGTGCCGGTGGTGTTCATCACCGCCTACCCCGAGCGCTTCCTCACCGGCGAGCGCCCCGAGCCGGCGTTCCTGATCTCGAAGCCGTTCCAGCCCGCGATGGTCTCCGCGGTGGCGAGCCAGGCGCTGTTCTTCCAGCGCAACTCGCGCAACCGCACGCCCAAGGCGCCTGCGGCGTAA
- a CDS encoding energy transducer TonB yields the protein MLTAFLGLLAAFPAHAQSDLQVERATAWKATLAKHIAGNKLLPIEGRGQTIDGRGQAGRAKITFVIDRSGRLISRALDASSGSRQVDVALLTIFDRAQPFPEPPSELKEETFSFIAPLVFSGRHFDLVPYGLAASVPTPAFAASDAMDAWRKAVTEHVGHHRRFPPEAIGQRGDTGVTFVVDRSGKLISNTLVESAGIPPLDAETLAMVERSVPFPKPPAETKDDLQRVTILITFDGTQPMGGPWADEAKVKAKVNSVCRGC from the coding sequence TTGCTGACCGCGTTTCTCGGATTGTTGGCGGCGTTCCCCGCACATGCACAGTCGGATTTGCAGGTCGAACGCGCGACCGCCTGGAAGGCAACGCTGGCGAAACACATTGCCGGCAACAAGCTGCTTCCAATTGAAGGGCGAGGACAAACGATCGATGGGCGGGGGCAAGCTGGCCGCGCCAAGATCACGTTCGTCATCGACCGGTCCGGCAGGCTGATATCGCGGGCATTGGATGCGAGCTCCGGCTCTCGGCAGGTCGATGTTGCTTTGCTGACAATCTTCGATCGTGCCCAACCGTTTCCCGAACCGCCATCAGAGCTGAAGGAGGAGACATTCTCGTTCATAGCGCCGCTGGTCTTCAGCGGCCGTCATTTCGACCTGGTACCCTACGGGTTGGCGGCGAGCGTGCCGACGCCTGCCTTCGCGGCGTCCGACGCCATGGACGCGTGGCGCAAGGCGGTTACCGAACATGTAGGGCACCACAGGAGGTTTCCGCCGGAGGCGATCGGTCAGAGGGGCGATACCGGCGTCACGTTCGTCGTTGATCGGTCAGGCAAACTGATCTCGAACACGCTGGTCGAAAGTGCCGGAATCCCACCTCTCGATGCAGAGACGCTCGCTATGGTCGAGCGATCCGTGCCGTTCCCGAAACCGCCCGCCGAGACGAAGGACGATTTGCAGAGGGTGACCATCCTCATCACTTTCGACGGGACGCAGCCGATGGGCGGACCATGGGCGGACGAGGCCAAGGTAAAGGCCAAGGTCAACAGCGTCTGCCGAGGCTGCTGA
- a CDS encoding nuclear transport factor 2 family protein codes for MDQQLLDRLAIRDLVENWAVWRDAGDWERFATVWHEEGWMSATWFQGPARDFMRVSQEGFAKGVRILHFLGGTSIDLAGERAIAQTKMTISQRALVHDVLCDVVCTGRFYDFLEKRQGKWGIVRRQPIYEKDRIDPVDPAASLRLNQQALAALPEGYRHLAYMQELIGYKVKRDMPGLIGPEVEKLYAEGREWLAGKAK; via the coding sequence ATGGACCAGCAACTGCTCGATCGCCTCGCCATCCGCGACCTCGTCGAAAACTGGGCGGTGTGGCGCGATGCCGGGGACTGGGAGCGTTTTGCAACGGTCTGGCACGAAGAGGGCTGGATGTCCGCGACCTGGTTTCAGGGACCGGCGCGGGATTTCATGCGCGTCAGCCAGGAGGGATTTGCCAAGGGCGTGCGCATCCTGCATTTCCTCGGCGGCACCAGTATCGATCTCGCGGGTGAGCGGGCCATTGCCCAAACCAAGATGACGATCTCGCAGCGGGCCCTGGTGCACGACGTGCTCTGCGACGTCGTCTGCACCGGCCGCTTCTACGATTTCCTGGAGAAGCGGCAGGGAAAATGGGGCATCGTCCGCCGCCAGCCGATCTATGAGAAGGACCGTATCGACCCGGTCGATCCCGCAGCATCCCTCCGCCTCAACCAGCAGGCGCTGGCCGCGTTGCCCGAAGGCTACCGCCATCTCGCCTACATGCAGGAGCTGATCGGCTACAAGGTCAAGCGCGACATGCCCGGCCTGATCGGGCCCGAGGTCGAGAAGCTCTATGCCGAAGGGCGGGAGTGGCTGGCGGGGAAGGCAAAGTGA
- the htpG gene encoding molecular chaperone HtpG, which translates to MTTSDTAVHTQPFQAEVSELLHLMVHSVYSETDIFLRELVSNASDACDKLRYEAIASPALLGEGDALKIRIIPHKADGTLTIADNGIGMERQELIDHLGTIARSGTKAFVSKLKEAKDGLGLIGQFGVGFYSAFMVADRIVVISRRAGESDVWTWTSSGGSGFEIARASEADAARVARGTEIVLHLKDDAKKYLETYEIERIVSAYSDNILFPIELVPEEGEPRQINSASALWQRSKSELTAEDYKKAYQQIASAFDDPAMTLHYRAEGRYSYAVLLFAPSTKPFDLFEPNRKGRVKLYVRRVFITDDADLLPGYLRFIRGVVDSEDLPLNISREMLQNNPQLAQIRKAVATRVVSELEGLADKDPDNFAKIWDAFGAVLKEGIYEDFERREKLLALSRFTTTSGEKRSLKQIIADFKPNQTEIYYLVGDSIERLKSNPRLEAATARGIEVLLLSDPVDAFWTSMPSEFDGKPLKSLSQGDLNLDLIPRVDAADEAKKDEPEADEAATIAVIKAALGERVSDVKASTRLTSSASCLVADSQGPSRELERILSQQNRGMRTKPILEINLRHPMVSAITKAQAGSNTVDDLSLLLLEQAQILDGELPEDPAAFAARLNRLVLQGLG; encoded by the coding sequence ATGACGACGTCAGATACGGCTGTGCATACGCAGCCCTTCCAGGCCGAGGTTTCCGAGCTGCTGCACCTCATGGTGCACTCCGTCTATTCGGAGACCGACATTTTCCTGCGCGAGCTCGTCTCCAACGCGTCGGACGCCTGCGACAAGCTGCGCTATGAGGCGATCGCAAGTCCCGCGTTGCTGGGCGAAGGCGACGCGCTCAAGATCCGCATCATCCCGCACAAGGCGGATGGAACGCTCACCATTGCCGACAACGGCATCGGTATGGAGCGGCAGGAGCTGATCGACCATCTCGGCACCATCGCCCGCTCCGGCACCAAGGCCTTCGTGTCGAAGCTGAAGGAGGCCAAGGACGGCCTCGGGCTGATCGGCCAGTTCGGCGTCGGCTTCTATTCGGCCTTCATGGTCGCCGACAGGATCGTCGTCATCAGCCGTCGCGCCGGCGAGAGCGACGTCTGGACCTGGACGTCCTCCGGCGGCTCCGGCTTCGAGATCGCGCGGGCGAGCGAGGCGGACGCGGCGCGTGTGGCGCGGGGCACCGAGATCGTCCTGCACCTCAAGGACGACGCCAAGAAATATCTCGAGACCTACGAGATCGAGCGCATCGTCAGCGCCTATTCCGACAACATCCTGTTCCCCATCGAGCTCGTGCCCGAAGAGGGTGAGCCGCGCCAGATCAACTCGGCGAGCGCGCTGTGGCAGCGCTCCAAATCCGAGCTGACGGCGGAAGACTACAAGAAGGCCTATCAGCAGATCGCCTCCGCCTTCGACGATCCCGCGATGACGCTGCACTACCGCGCCGAGGGCCGCTACTCCTACGCCGTGCTGCTGTTCGCGCCTTCGACCAAGCCGTTCGACCTGTTCGAGCCGAACCGCAAGGGCCGCGTCAAGCTCTATGTTCGCCGGGTCTTCATCACCGACGACGCCGACCTGCTGCCGGGCTATCTGCGCTTCATTCGCGGCGTGGTCGACAGCGAGGATCTGCCGCTCAACATCTCGCGCGAGATGCTCCAGAACAATCCTCAGCTGGCGCAGATCCGCAAGGCGGTCGCGACCCGTGTCGTGTCCGAGCTGGAAGGCCTTGCCGACAAGGACCCGGACAACTTTGCAAAGATCTGGGACGCCTTCGGCGCGGTGCTGAAGGAAGGCATCTACGAGGATTTCGAGCGGCGCGAAAAGCTGCTGGCGCTGTCCCGCTTCACCACGACCTCGGGCGAAAAGCGCTCGCTGAAGCAGATCATCGCCGATTTCAAGCCGAACCAGACCGAGATCTACTATCTCGTCGGCGACAGCATCGAGCGGCTGAAGTCCAATCCACGGCTGGAGGCGGCCACCGCGCGCGGCATCGAGGTGCTGCTGCTGTCCGATCCGGTTGACGCGTTCTGGACCTCGATGCCGTCGGAGTTCGACGGCAAGCCGCTGAAGTCGCTGAGCCAGGGCGATCTCAATCTCGACCTGATCCCGCGCGTCGACGCGGCGGACGAGGCGAAGAAGGACGAGCCTGAAGCGGACGAGGCCGCCACCATCGCGGTGATCAAGGCAGCGCTCGGCGAGCGCGTCAGCGACGTCAAGGCCTCGACGCGTCTCACCAGCTCCGCCTCCTGCCTCGTCGCCGACAGCCAGGGCCCGAGCCGCGAGCTCGAGCGCATCCTGTCGCAGCAGAACCGCGGCATGCGCACCAAGCCGATCCTCGAGATCAACCTGCGTCATCCCATGGTGAGCGCGATCACCAAGGCGCAGGCGGGCTCCAACACGGTCGATGATCTCAGCCTGCTCCTGCTCGAGCAGGCGCAGATCCTGGACGGTGAGCTGCCGGAGGATCCGGCCGCGTTTGCAGCGAGGCTGAACCGGCTGGTGCTGCAGGGGCTGGGCTGA
- a CDS encoding DUF3551 domain-containing protein — MRLPILTLTAIASLFVAADASAQTYDPRYPVCMHVYSPGGFGGGGGDYYDCSFTSLPQCRATASGRSASCDLNPYYAFDEPPPPPRKRHRKQH; from the coding sequence ATGCGCCTGCCGATTTTGACCCTGACCGCGATTGCCTCGCTGTTTGTCGCGGCGGACGCCAGCGCACAGACCTACGATCCACGCTACCCGGTATGCATGCACGTCTACTCGCCGGGCGGCTTCGGTGGCGGTGGCGGCGACTATTACGACTGCTCCTTCACCTCGCTGCCGCAGTGCCGCGCTACGGCCTCGGGCCGATCGGCCAGCTGCGACCTCAATCCCTATTACGCCTTCGACGAACCGCCGCCGCCTCCGCGCAAGCGTCACAGGAAGCAGCACTAG
- a CDS encoding DUF3551 domain-containing protein translates to MRSSFALMVIAGALIAAAPAQAQTFDPRYPVCMHVYSGANGGGGEWYDCSFISVPQCRATASGRPATCDLNPYYPVNAPLPRARYRRGG, encoded by the coding sequence ATGCGCAGCTCATTCGCTCTGATGGTGATCGCCGGTGCGCTGATTGCGGCTGCGCCGGCGCAGGCGCAGACGTTCGATCCGCGCTATCCCGTCTGCATGCACGTCTATTCCGGCGCGAATGGCGGCGGTGGAGAATGGTACGACTGTTCCTTCATCTCGGTGCCGCAGTGCCGCGCCACGGCGTCAGGCCGCCCCGCGACCTGCGATCTCAACCCGTATTATCCGGTCAACGCGCCGTTGCCCCGCGCGCGCTACAGGCGCGGCGGCTAG
- a CDS encoding tripartite tricarboxylate transporter substrate binding protein, with protein MITRRHFLQAAACTVATLATPRAFAIGNPSYPSRSVKWVVPYAPGGATDVLSRLLCQRLSDRLGQTFVVENKPGAGSNIGTQAVITSAPDGYTLLLTSTANAINASFDRSLPYDFAKAIAPVAGLARIPLVLVVNNDLPVKNIADFIAYAKANPGKMSIASSGIGTSLHLSGELFKSLASVQFTHVPYRGSAPGLTDVMSGQIQGMFDNVTSSFELVRAGKLRALGVTMRERSEILPDVPPIADTLPGYETSSFYGVGAPHDTPREIVDLLNREIDTALSDAEIKARIAELGAIPLHGNAGEFGSMLSAETDRWRKVVELSGIKKE; from the coding sequence ATGATCACCAGACGACATTTCCTTCAGGCCGCTGCCTGCACCGTCGCCACGCTCGCAACGCCGCGCGCCTTTGCGATCGGCAACCCCTCCTATCCCTCGCGCAGCGTGAAATGGGTCGTGCCTTATGCGCCGGGCGGCGCGACCGATGTGCTGTCGCGGCTGCTGTGCCAGCGGCTGTCCGACCGGCTCGGCCAGACCTTTGTCGTCGAGAACAAGCCGGGCGCCGGCAGCAATATCGGGACGCAGGCCGTGATCACCTCGGCGCCCGACGGCTACACGCTGCTGCTGACCTCGACCGCGAATGCGATCAACGCCTCGTTCGATCGCTCGCTGCCGTATGATTTCGCCAAGGCGATCGCGCCGGTCGCCGGGCTCGCACGCATTCCGCTGGTGCTGGTCGTCAACAACGACCTGCCGGTGAAGAATATTGCCGACTTCATCGCCTATGCCAAAGCCAACCCGGGCAAGATGTCGATCGCCTCGTCCGGCATCGGCACCTCGCTGCATCTGTCCGGCGAGCTGTTCAAGTCCCTCGCCAGCGTGCAGTTCACCCATGTGCCCTATCGCGGCTCGGCGCCGGGCCTGACCGACGTGATGAGCGGCCAGATCCAGGGCATGTTCGACAACGTCACCTCGTCGTTCGAGCTGGTGCGCGCCGGCAAGCTGCGCGCGCTCGGCGTCACCATGCGCGAGCGCTCGGAGATCCTGCCCGACGTGCCGCCGATCGCGGACACCCTGCCCGGCTACGAGACGAGCTCTTTCTACGGCGTCGGCGCGCCGCACGACACGCCGCGCGAGATCGTCGATCTGCTCAATCGCGAGATCGACACCGCGCTGTCAGATGCCGAGATCAAGGCCCGCATCGCCGAGCTCGGCGCAATCCCGCTGCACGGCAACGCCGGCGAGTTCGGCAGCATGCTGAGCGCGGAGACCGACCGCTGGCGCAAGGTTGTGGAATTGTCGGGGATCAAGAAGGAGTAG
- a CDS encoding long-chain-acyl-CoA synthetase — protein sequence MNGMTTGVIEQPKAARAPSASKIWLKAIELTARIETLPGRLFADVIDDWAQRQPDRIALVAEDTTLDYDGLSKRINRYARWARSVGVAKGDTVALIMPNGIDYVAAWLGISRVGGVAALINTKLVGQSLAHCIDVAKPSHIIVAHQLAEMLASATPHLTTQAMIWTHGDARSERAIDVALAALDGAPLSPDEHGDVIIDDRALLIYTSGTTGLPKAASISHRRILNWGFWFAGLTGATPQDRLYDCLPLFHSVGGIVAPCSMLAAGGSVVIADKFSASNFWPDIVRHDCTLFQYIGELCRYLLKAPPSEYENRHRLRLACGNGLRGDIWEDFQARFAIPRILEFYAATEGNFSLFNVEGQPGAIGRIPPLLAHRFPASLVKLDPDSAAPLRNEDGFCIACARGEAGEAIGRIGTADEGGGRFEGYTDAGETEKKILRDVFAKGDAWFRTGDLMRLDDKGFFHFVDRIGDTFRWKGENVATSEVNDAVRDFTGVIDATTYGVSIPDTDGRAGMSAIVVNEGFDIEALPAHLTQRLPAYARPVFIRISRELDATETFKQKKGELAREGFDPAAISDPLFMLDPQSGAYAALDSEVYAKIIEGMIRR from the coding sequence ATGAACGGCATGACCACCGGCGTCATTGAGCAACCAAAGGCCGCGCGTGCGCCTTCGGCTTCAAAGATCTGGCTGAAAGCCATCGAGCTCACGGCACGGATCGAGACGCTGCCGGGCCGCCTGTTCGCCGATGTCATCGACGATTGGGCGCAGCGCCAGCCGGACCGCATCGCACTGGTCGCGGAAGATACAACGCTCGACTACGACGGCCTGTCGAAGCGGATCAACCGCTATGCGCGCTGGGCACGCTCGGTCGGCGTCGCCAAGGGCGATACGGTTGCCCTGATCATGCCGAACGGCATCGACTATGTCGCGGCCTGGCTCGGCATCAGCCGGGTCGGCGGCGTGGCAGCGCTGATCAACACCAAGCTGGTCGGACAGTCGCTCGCGCATTGCATCGACGTCGCAAAACCCTCGCATATCATCGTTGCACATCAGCTCGCCGAGATGCTGGCGAGCGCAACGCCGCATCTGACGACGCAAGCCATGATCTGGACCCACGGCGATGCCCGCAGCGAGCGCGCCATCGACGTTGCGCTTGCCGCGCTCGACGGTGCGCCGCTGTCGCCGGACGAGCATGGCGACGTCATCATCGACGACCGCGCGCTGCTGATCTACACCTCCGGCACGACAGGCCTGCCGAAGGCCGCCAGCATCAGCCATCGTCGCATCCTCAACTGGGGTTTCTGGTTCGCAGGCCTCACCGGCGCCACGCCGCAGGACCGGCTCTATGACTGCCTGCCGCTGTTCCACTCGGTCGGCGGCATCGTCGCGCCGTGCAGCATGCTCGCCGCTGGCGGCTCGGTGGTGATCGCGGACAAATTCTCCGCCTCGAATTTCTGGCCCGACATCGTCCGTCACGACTGCACGCTGTTCCAGTATATCGGCGAGCTCTGCCGTTATCTGCTGAAAGCTCCGCCGTCGGAATACGAGAACCGGCATCGCCTGCGGCTCGCTTGCGGCAACGGCCTGCGCGGCGACATCTGGGAAGATTTCCAGGCGCGCTTCGCCATTCCGCGTATCCTCGAATTCTATGCGGCCACGGAAGGCAATTTCTCGCTGTTCAACGTCGAGGGCCAGCCGGGCGCGATCGGCCGTATCCCGCCGCTGCTCGCGCATCGGTTTCCGGCGAGCCTGGTCAAGCTCGATCCTGATAGCGCAGCGCCGCTGCGCAATGAAGATGGCTTTTGCATCGCCTGCGCCCGCGGCGAGGCCGGCGAAGCGATCGGCCGCATCGGCACGGCCGATGAAGGCGGTGGCCGCTTCGAAGGCTATACCGACGCCGGCGAGACCGAGAAGAAGATTCTCCGCGACGTGTTCGCCAAGGGCGATGCCTGGTTCCGGACCGGCGATCTGATGCGGCTCGACGACAAGGGCTTTTTCCATTTCGTCGATCGCATCGGCGATACCTTCCGCTGGAAGGGCGAGAATGTCGCGACCTCGGAGGTCAACGACGCCGTGCGCGATTTCACCGGCGTCATCGACGCCACCACCTACGGCGTTAGCATCCCCGATACCGATGGCCGCGCCGGCATGAGCGCCATCGTGGTGAACGAGGGTTTTGACATCGAAGCGCTGCCGGCGCATCTGACGCAGCGCCTGCCGGCCTATGCCCGGCCGGTCTTCATCCGCATCTCGCGCGAGCTCGATGCGACCGAGACCTTCAAGCAGAAGAAGGGCGAGCTGGCGCGGGAGGGATTTGATCCGGCTGCGATTTCCGATCCGCTGTTCATGCTCGACCCGCAATCCGGCGCCTATGCCGCGCTCGATTCAGAGGTGTACGCCAAGATCATCGAGGGCATGATCAGGCGGTAG
- a CDS encoding acyl carrier protein, which translates to MSVRSKVIEAIQQIAKEQHVTLPALSDDLSLHETGFDSLAFAILVARLEDETGVDPFTISEDAAFPATVGDFVRAYENVPA; encoded by the coding sequence ATGTCGGTACGTTCCAAGGTCATTGAAGCGATCCAGCAGATCGCCAAAGAGCAGCACGTCACGCTTCCCGCCCTCTCCGACGATCTGTCCCTGCACGAGACGGGCTTCGACTCGCTCGCCTTCGCCATCCTGGTGGCGCGCCTCGAGGACGAGACCGGCGTCGACCCCTTCACCATTTCCGAGGACGCAGCGTTCCCCGCCACCGTGGGTGATTTCGTGCGGGCCTACGAAAATGTCCCCGCGTGA